The Benincasa hispida cultivar B227 chromosome 9, ASM972705v1, whole genome shotgun sequence genome has a segment encoding these proteins:
- the LOC120084418 gene encoding cryptochrome DASH, chloroplastic/mitochondrial isoform X2 translates to MNYNTLRISFSSFPLLKTLPNSSSLKPATQIAAKSAHRRTFIMNSSSKLDSRSSSSSTCLVPGLESEEMDRIAEQMYRRYSSSSSSGIKRGKGVAIVWFRNDLRVLDNEALYKAWISSEAVLPVYCVDPRLFGSTCYFGFPKTGALRAQFIVECLADLKRNLTKRGLNLLIQHGKPEEILPSLAKALGAHTVYAQMETCSEELYVERMVTKGLKTVVLSPTSEKSAKSSAARSPTFQLVWGTTMYHIDDLPFDTNSLPDVYTQFRKSVEAKCAIRDCIRLPALLGPPASIDNWGSVPSLDKLGLQPPSVVKGMRFIGGESAALSRIYEYFWKKDLLRIYKETRNGMLGPDYSTKFSPWLASGSISPRLIHEEVRRYEREREANQSTYWVLFELIWRDYFRFLSVKYGNSLFHLGGPRKVELKWNQDKNLFESWRDGCTGYPLIDANMKELSTTGFMSNRGRQIVCSFLVRDMGIDWRMGAEWFETCLLDYDPCSNYGNWTYGAGNSIPFQHMVTLCLNSHNLYEQELGMTQEKIVTSVSPSKHRHTIPRVNTWRIGCLSYECYPKTRDTSQEKCCTLNKSFL, encoded by the exons atGAACTACAACACTCTCCGTATCTCATTCTCGTCTTTTCCATTGTTGAAAACACTCCCCAATTCTTCCTCTCTGAAACCGGCGACCCAAATCGCCGCGAAATCTGCTCACCGTCGAACCTTTATCATGAATTCTAGCTCGAAGCTCGATTCTAGATCGTCGTCGTCGTCGACGTGTCTAGTTCCAGGGCTAGAATCGGAGGAGATGGATAGAATTGCGGAACAAATGTACCGGCGCTATTCGTCTTCTTCGTCTTCAGGGATCAAGAGAGGAAAAGGAGTGGCCATTGTTTGGTTCAGAAATGACCTCCGTGTGCTGGACAATGAAGCCCTGTATAAGGCCTGGATTTCGTCCGAGGCTGTGTTGCCGGTGTATTGTGTTGATCCTAGACTTTTTGGTTCTACCTGCTACTTCGGTTTTCCTAAAACTGGAG CATTGAGAGCTCAATTTATTGTTGAATGCTTGGCTGacttgaaaaggaatttaacgAAACGAGGCCTTAACTTGCTTATTCAACATGGGAAGCCTGAAGAAATTCTCCCTTCTCTTGCAAAAGCTCTTGGTGCTCACACA GTTTATGCTCAAATGGAAACTTGTAGTGAGGAACTATACGTTGAAAGAATGGTGACCAAAGGCCTCAAAACTGTGGTGCTATCACCAACCTCAGAGAAGTCTGCTAAGTCAAGTGCTGCTAGAAGCCCTACTTTTCAACTTGTTTGGGGCACCACCATGTACCACATAGACGACCTTCCATTTGACACCAACAGTTTGCCTGATGTCTACACACAGTTTCGTAAA TCTGTTGAAGCAAAATGTGCAATCCGAGATTGCATTAGACTTCCAGCTCTTCTTGGGCCTCCTGCAAGCATCGATAATTGGGGATCTGTTCCCTCACTTGATAAGCTTGGGCTTCAACCTCCAAGT GTTGTTAAGGGCATGAGGTTTATTGGGGGTGAGAGCGCAGCTCTCTCCAGAATTTATGAGTACTTCTGGAAAAAg GATTTACTACGGATCTATAAGGAAACAAGAAATGGGATGTTAGGACCTGACTATTCCACAAAATTCTCTCCATGGCTTGCTTCAGGAAGCATTTCACCTCGTCTCATTCATGAAGAG GTAAGGAGATACGAGAGGGAAAGGGAAGCAAATCAATCTACTTACTG GGTTTTGTTTGAATTGATATGGAGGGATTACTTCAGGTTTCTTTCAGTCAAATATGGCAATTCTCTTTTTCATCTAG GTGGCCCAAGAAAAGTGGAGTTGAAATGGAATCAAGACAAAAATTTGTTTGAATCCTGGAGAGATGGATGTACAGG GTACCCTCTAATAGATGCTAATATGAAAGAATTATCAACAACTGGGTTCATGTCAAATCGAGGACGGCAG ATAGTATGTTCCTTCCTTGTTCGAGATATGGGTATAGACTGGCGTATGGGAGCTGAATGGTTTGAGACATGTCTTCTCGATTATGACCCTTGCTCCAATTATGGAAATTGGACATATGGAGCTGGTAATTCGATTCCCTTCCAACATATGGTAACTTTGTGCTTAAATTCCCACAACCTCTATGAACAG GAGTTGGGAATGACCCAAGAGAAGATCGTTACTTCAGTATCCCCAAGCAA GCACAGACATACGATCCCGAGGGTGAATACGTGGCGTATTGGTTGCCTCAGCTACGAATGTTACCCAAAGACAAGAGACACTTCCCAGGAAAAATGTTGTACATTGAACAAGTCGTTCCTTTGA
- the LOC120084848 gene encoding uncharacterized protein LOC120084848, which translates to MNEALQKIKARMQQSQSRQKGYDDVRRKDLEFETGVKVFLKVAPMKDPSHVVDYEPLLFNDNLSYEEKPIEILVKEVKALRHRKIAFVKVLWQNHQSREATWKREDEMKAQYPELFQG; encoded by the exons ATGAATGAGGCATTACAGAAGATCAAGGCTCGTATGCAACAATCTCAGAGCAGACAAAAAGGCTATGACGATGTAAGACGTAAGGACTtggaatttgagactggtgtgaaagtgttcttaaaggtgGCACCTATGAAAG acccgtcccatgtagttgactacgAGCCCTTACTGTTCAATGAtaacttgagctacgaggagaagccCATAGAGATTCTTGTCAAAGAAGTAAAGGCATTGCGCCATCGGAAAATTGCTTTTGTGAAAGTTTTGTGGCAGAACCACCAGTCCAGAGAAGCCACCTGGaagcgagaggatgagatgaaggccCAGTACCCAGAGCTTTTTCAAGGATGA
- the LOC120084418 gene encoding cryptochrome DASH, chloroplastic/mitochondrial isoform X1: MNYNTLRISFSSFPLLKTLPNSSSLKPATQIAAKSAHRRTFIMNSSSKLDSRSSSSSTCLVPGLESEEMDRIAEQMYRRYSSSSSSGIKRGKGVAIVWFRNDLRVLDNEALYKAWISSEAVLPVYCVDPRLFGSTCYFGFPKTGALRAQFIVECLADLKRNLTKRGLNLLIQHGKPEEILPSLAKALGAHTVYAQMETCSEELYVERMVTKGLKTVVLSPTSEKSAKSSAARSPTFQLVWGTTMYHIDDLPFDTNSLPDVYTQFRKSVEAKCAIRDCIRLPALLGPPASIDNWGSVPSLDKLGLQPPSVVKGMRFIGGESAALSRIYEYFWKKDLLRIYKETRNGMLGPDYSTKFSPWLASGSISPRLIHEEVRRYEREREANQSTYWVLFELIWRDYFRFLSVKYGNSLFHLGGPRKVELKWNQDKNLFESWRDGCTGYPLIDANMKELSTTGFMSNRGRQIVCSFLVRDMGIDWRMGAEWFETCLLDYDPCSNYGNWTYGAGVGNDPREDRYFSIPKQAQTYDPEGEYVAYWLPQLRMLPKDKRHFPGKMLYIEQVVPLKFGNPGKPQSQDSARRKNFGGKQAKDFRR; encoded by the exons atGAACTACAACACTCTCCGTATCTCATTCTCGTCTTTTCCATTGTTGAAAACACTCCCCAATTCTTCCTCTCTGAAACCGGCGACCCAAATCGCCGCGAAATCTGCTCACCGTCGAACCTTTATCATGAATTCTAGCTCGAAGCTCGATTCTAGATCGTCGTCGTCGTCGACGTGTCTAGTTCCAGGGCTAGAATCGGAGGAGATGGATAGAATTGCGGAACAAATGTACCGGCGCTATTCGTCTTCTTCGTCTTCAGGGATCAAGAGAGGAAAAGGAGTGGCCATTGTTTGGTTCAGAAATGACCTCCGTGTGCTGGACAATGAAGCCCTGTATAAGGCCTGGATTTCGTCCGAGGCTGTGTTGCCGGTGTATTGTGTTGATCCTAGACTTTTTGGTTCTACCTGCTACTTCGGTTTTCCTAAAACTGGAG CATTGAGAGCTCAATTTATTGTTGAATGCTTGGCTGacttgaaaaggaatttaacgAAACGAGGCCTTAACTTGCTTATTCAACATGGGAAGCCTGAAGAAATTCTCCCTTCTCTTGCAAAAGCTCTTGGTGCTCACACA GTTTATGCTCAAATGGAAACTTGTAGTGAGGAACTATACGTTGAAAGAATGGTGACCAAAGGCCTCAAAACTGTGGTGCTATCACCAACCTCAGAGAAGTCTGCTAAGTCAAGTGCTGCTAGAAGCCCTACTTTTCAACTTGTTTGGGGCACCACCATGTACCACATAGACGACCTTCCATTTGACACCAACAGTTTGCCTGATGTCTACACACAGTTTCGTAAA TCTGTTGAAGCAAAATGTGCAATCCGAGATTGCATTAGACTTCCAGCTCTTCTTGGGCCTCCTGCAAGCATCGATAATTGGGGATCTGTTCCCTCACTTGATAAGCTTGGGCTTCAACCTCCAAGT GTTGTTAAGGGCATGAGGTTTATTGGGGGTGAGAGCGCAGCTCTCTCCAGAATTTATGAGTACTTCTGGAAAAAg GATTTACTACGGATCTATAAGGAAACAAGAAATGGGATGTTAGGACCTGACTATTCCACAAAATTCTCTCCATGGCTTGCTTCAGGAAGCATTTCACCTCGTCTCATTCATGAAGAG GTAAGGAGATACGAGAGGGAAAGGGAAGCAAATCAATCTACTTACTG GGTTTTGTTTGAATTGATATGGAGGGATTACTTCAGGTTTCTTTCAGTCAAATATGGCAATTCTCTTTTTCATCTAG GTGGCCCAAGAAAAGTGGAGTTGAAATGGAATCAAGACAAAAATTTGTTTGAATCCTGGAGAGATGGATGTACAGG GTACCCTCTAATAGATGCTAATATGAAAGAATTATCAACAACTGGGTTCATGTCAAATCGAGGACGGCAG ATAGTATGTTCCTTCCTTGTTCGAGATATGGGTATAGACTGGCGTATGGGAGCTGAATGGTTTGAGACATGTCTTCTCGATTATGACCCTTGCTCCAATTATGGAAATTGGACATATGGAGCTG GAGTTGGGAATGACCCAAGAGAAGATCGTTACTTCAGTATCCCCAAGCAA GCACAGACATACGATCCCGAGGGTGAATACGTGGCGTATTGGTTGCCTCAGCTACGAATGTTACCCAAAGACAAGAGACACTTCCCAGGAAAAATGTTGTACATTGAACAAGTCGTTCCTTTGAAGTTTGGGAATCCTGGAAAGCCTCAAAGCCAAGATTCTGCAAGAAGAAAAAACTTTGGGGGGAAACAAGCAAAGGACTTCAGAAGATAA